In Longimicrobium sp., the genomic window TGGGCTACCGCGACTGGGCCGACTTCGCCCTCGAGGAGGCGATGGCGAAGACGGGCCGGCGCGCCGTGGAGTTCGAGCGCGACCTGGCCGGGCGCACGCGGCCGCACTGGGAGCGAGAGAGAGCGGCGCTGGAGGCCTTCGCGCAGGGCGAGCTGGGGCTGGAGCGGCTGGAGGCGTGGGACCTGTCCTGGGCCACCGAGAAGATGCGGCTGGCGCGCTACGACCTGGACGCCGAGGCGCTCCGGCCGTACTTCCCGCTCGACCGGGTGCTGGCGGGGCTCTTCGAGATCGTGCGCCGCCTCTTCGGGGTGGAGGTGCGCGAGGCGCCGGAGCTCCCCGTCTGGCACCCGCAGGTCGCCGCCTACCGGGCGCTCGGCGAAGACGGCGAGGTGCTGGGCACGTTCTACATGGACTGGTTCCCGCGCGAGTCCAAGCGGGCCGGCGCGTGGATGAACGGCCTGGTGGTGGGCCGCCCGGGCGGCGCCGGGGGCGGGCGCGTCCCCGCCGTGGCGCTGATCGCGGGGAACGTGTCGCCGCCCGAGGGGGGCCGGCCGGCGCTGCTCACCCACCGCGAGGTGGAGACGGTGTTCCACGAGTTCGGGCACCTGCTGCACCACCTGCTCTCGCGCGTGGAGGTGCCCTCGCTGGGGGGAACGCACGTCCCCCCCGACTGGGTGGAGCTGCCGTCGCAGATCATGGAGAACTGGACCTGGGAGCGCGAGGCGCTGGACCTGTTCGCGCGCCACTGGGAGACGGGCGAGCCGATCCCGGAGGAGCTGTACCGCAAGATGATGGCGGCGCGCACCTTCATGGCGGCGCACCACCAGATGCGGCAGCTCTCCTTCGGCACGGTGGACCTGGACCTGCACGTGGAGTACGACCCGGCCTCGGGCGAGGACCCGGTGGAGCGGGCCAAGCGGGTGCTGGGCCGCTTCCAGCACCGCCCCGAGTTCGCCGACGACCACTTCATCACCGGCTTCTCGCACATCTTCGCGGGGGGCTACGCGGCCGGCTACTACAGCTACCTGTGGTCCGAGGTGCTGGAGGCCGACGCCTTCACCCGCTTCGAGCGCGAGGGCCTCTTCAGCCGCGAGGCGGGCCGCGCCTTCGTGGACAGCGTCCTCTCGCGCGGCGACGACACCGACCCCGACGAGCTCTTCCGCGAGTTCATGGGCCGCGACCCGGACCCCGAGGCGTTGCTGCGGCGGAACCTGGGGAGTGCGTGAGTGCGGAAGTACGAGAGTACGGAAGTACGGGGTACGGAGTACGAGGTACGAAACACCGCTCCCGTAGGGGCGAGGCCTGCCTCGACCGTCGGAATGCCGGGCTCGCGCGCGGCAGGCGGCCTGTTGCGCTGATGCCGCCCGTGCTCGGACTCGCAGGCTCGCCCCTATGAAACACCTCGCGTTGAGAACCATGAGCGCGCAGAAGCCCCTCTCCCGGTCCGCCGGGAGAGGGGCTTTCTTCGCCGATGCCGAACCTGCTCACAGGCGCACGAGCTGGCCGCCGTAGTGGACGTTGGCGCCGACGGCGGCGATCATCACCAGGTCGCCGCTCCCCAGGCGCACGGTGCCCGCCTCCAGGTCTTCGGCCAGCAGGATGAACATCCCCGCCGCCGAGGTGTTGCCGTAGCGGTCCACGTTGTAGGCCACGCGCGCCGGGTCCAGCCCCGCCGAGGCGACGAAGCGGTCCATCAGCCGCTTGTTGGGCTGGTGGAAGTAGTAGCGCTTCACCTCGCCCGCCAGCTCCGGCCGCTCGGCCAGGAGCGCGTCGATCGTCTTCTGCATGAACACGCCGTAGCTCTCGGCCACCAGCTGGCCGTCCACCACGAAGGTGTTCTCGGCCGGGTTGGGCAGGCCCCGGTGCACCGGCCGCATGGCGCCGCCGGCGCGGCGCAGCACCAGCTCGGCGTAGTCGTTCCCGGAGGTGGAGGCCACGATCCCCTCGCCGGCCATCCCGTCGCCGCGCACCACCACCGCGCCCGCCCCGTCGCCGAACAGGTACATCGACAGGAACGCGCTCACTGGGTTGCGGCCGCCGCCGGGGTCGACCCAGCCGGTGTGCACCTCGCGGTCGAGCTGCGGCGAGGTGAGCGTGGAGCCGATCACCGCCACCGTGCGCAGGGCGCCGCTCCGGATCATCCGGTACGCCATGTCGAGCATGTACGGCGTGCCGCCGCACCCGTCGTCGATCACCAGCGCGTAGGCGTCGGGGCGGCACCCCAGGCGCCGGTGCACCTCCATGGCGTCGTGGTTGAAGTTCAGCCGGTCCGGGGTGCAGGTCACCAGGAACACGGCGTCGAGCTCCGCCGCCGGCAGCCCCGCCACCTCGAGCGCCTTCCTGAGCGCCACCTCGCACATGTCGGTGTTCGACGCCGGCTCGCCCGCGGTGAGCGGCGGCGCCACGGCCACTCCGGCCTCGGCGTCCACCTCCCACAGCCAGCGGCGCTCGCGGATGCTGGTCTTCTCTTCGATGCGCTCGGGGCTCCAGCCGGGGATCGCCTCGGCGATGCGCCGGTTGTCGACCACGCGCGTGGGGACGTAGGCGCCCGCCCCCACGATGCGGACGCCCCGGTACAGGGCGTTCGGGAAGTGGACCATGGTTCTGTTCTCCTCGGATCTATGCCGTCACCGCCGACAGCCGGCGGATTCGCTGGGTCAGGCCCGCGGCTCTAGCGTCGCGCGGACGGCCGGCGGGAAGGCAACCGCGGTGCCGGAGCCGGCGCGGGAAGGCTGCGGACGGCGCATCTCGTTCCATGGTAAACGTTTTCATGGGACCGCAGTGCGGCGCCGCGGGGACAGCTTCGCCCCGGAACTGGGACACCCGGGTCGCAAAAGTGAGGCGGACGTGTCCCAGGCAGGGAGGAGGGGAGGTCTTTCAGGCACGAAACGACCCTCTCCCGCGGTCGGGGAGAGGGTCGGCGGACGCGGCGGGGACACCGCGTCCGTGGCGAGGACCGGGTCAGTCGATCGTGGCCAGCTCGGCCGCCTGCTGGGGGGTCATCACGGGGTGGCGGGCGTCGCGGAAGGTCTCCAGCACCGCGATCAGGCGGTCGACATCGGCCTCGTTGCTGGCGATCCCCAGCGAGGCGCGCACGGCGCCCACCGCCTGGTCGCCCATGCAGTCGGAGAACTGCTGCAGGGTGAAGGTCTCGGGGGTGAGCGTCTGGATGCAGCGGAACGCCTCGTCGTCGTGGTACTCGAAGGCGAACTCGGCCGCGCCGGGGTTGCAGAAGAAGCCGGTGCGGATGGAGATGTTCGCCTCGTTGGTGCGCTGCTCCACCACGCGGAAGTCCACCAGCTCGCCCTCGGGGTCCAGCAGGTTGAAGGGCACCGTGCCGCCCCGCCGCTCCGTGTCCTGCGGGCCGTAGATGCGCACCAGCGGCGCGCCGCTGGAGTGGCGGAGCCCCTTCAGCCGCTCCAGCAGCAGCGCGGTGTGCCGCATCACGTGCCGGTTGATGCGCTCGATCCCGATCTCCGCCAGGAAGTCGAGCCCCGCCGAGGCGGCCGCGATCCCCAGGTAGTTGGGGGTGCCGTCCTCGAAGGAGCGCCCGGTGACGTGCGAGAGGTGCAGCCGGTTCTGCGCCGACACGAAGCGCACCGTGCCCCCCGAGAACCAGGGGCGGTGCAGCTCGCCCATCGCGTTCTTCCGCACCACGAGCGCCCCCACGCCGGTGGGGAAGCCGAACATCTTGTAGAACGAGAGGCAGACGAAGTCGGGGGTGCAGCGGCTCAGGTCCAGCCGACTGGTGGGGACGAAGGCGGCCGCGTCGAGCAGCACGTGGTAGCCGTGCTCCCGCGCCGTCTCGATCCACTCCAG contains:
- a CDS encoding M3 family metallopeptidase, translating into MSDEAAIMTNPLLARELPIPFDRIAVEHVVPAFRQALAEAEAEVEALVADTGPRTYENTVWRLEEIGERLGQVVRPVGHLMAVMSSPELRAAYETVLPEYSAFAARLPLNPGLWRAVQGYAASGEARSLTGIRRRHLEKTVRGFLRAGADLDPARKERVEAIKVELSRILTDFSNHVLDATNAWDLVLTDEADLAGLPASARAQARAAAAAKGVEGWRFTLHHPSWHPFVQYADRRDLREAMWRAYMNRGSEPPYDNRPIIRRVLELRRELAHLLGYRDWADFALEEAMAKTGRRAVEFERDLAGRTRPHWERERAALEAFAQGELGLERLEAWDLSWATEKMRLARYDLDAEALRPYFPLDRVLAGLFEIVRRLFGVEVREAPELPVWHPQVAAYRALGEDGEVLGTFYMDWFPRESKRAGAWMNGLVVGRPGGAGGGRVPAVALIAGNVSPPEGGRPALLTHREVETVFHEFGHLLHHLLSRVEVPSLGGTHVPPDWVELPSQIMENWTWEREALDLFARHWETGEPIPEELYRKMMAARTFMAAHHQMRQLSFGTVDLDLHVEYDPASGEDPVERAKRVLGRFQHRPEFADDHFITGFSHIFAGGYAAGYYSYLWSEVLEADAFTRFEREGLFSREAGRAFVDSVLSRGDDTDPDELFREFMGRDPDPEALLRRNLGSA
- a CDS encoding ketoacyl-ACP synthase III; the protein is MVHFPNALYRGVRIVGAGAYVPTRVVDNRRIAEAIPGWSPERIEEKTSIRERRWLWEVDAEAGVAVAPPLTAGEPASNTDMCEVALRKALEVAGLPAAELDAVFLVTCTPDRLNFNHDAMEVHRRLGCRPDAYALVIDDGCGGTPYMLDMAYRMIRSGALRTVAVIGSTLTSPQLDREVHTGWVDPGGGRNPVSAFLSMYLFGDGAGAVVVRGDGMAGEGIVASTSGNDYAELVLRRAGGAMRPVHRGLPNPAENTFVVDGQLVAESYGVFMQKTIDALLAERPELAGEVKRYYFHQPNKRLMDRFVASAGLDPARVAYNVDRYGNTSAAGMFILLAEDLEAGTVRLGSGDLVMIAAVGANVHYGGQLVRL
- a CDS encoding aminotransferase class V-fold PLP-dependent enzyme → MTDTFAELRRREFSRLDTQGHVYLDYTGAGLYAESQVRAHSDYLCRSILGNPHSRNPTSQAATRKVEEARAKVLRFFNADPEAYEVAFTLNASGALKLVAEAYPWEEGVQFLLTADNHNSVNGIREYAAARGAEVRYVPLGRDLRVDDLEAHLTCPDCTRPNLFAFPAQSNFSGVKHPLEWIETAREHGYHVLLDAAAFVPTSRLDLSRCTPDFVCLSFYKMFGFPTGVGALVVRKNAMGELHRPWFSGGTVRFVSAQNRLHLSHVTGRSFEDGTPNYLGIAAASAGLDFLAEIGIERINRHVMRHTALLLERLKGLRHSSGAPLVRIYGPQDTERRGGTVPFNLLDPEGELVDFRVVEQRTNEANISIRTGFFCNPGAAEFAFEYHDDEAFRCIQTLTPETFTLQQFSDCMGDQAVGAVRASLGIASNEADVDRLIAVLETFRDARHPVMTPQQAAELATID